Proteins encoded in a region of the Apostichopus japonicus isolate 1M-3 chromosome 19, ASM3797524v1, whole genome shotgun sequence genome:
- the LOC139960201 gene encoding NADH dehydrogenase [ubiquinone] 1 alpha subcomplex subunit 3-like translates to MATRVITPVRQAWNQGIRQFLKYSWDKEPVLVVSIVTGCALPLAWLVTPKSYLARLTDDNVKFPREYPTPVRYEESKTGPPTSV, encoded by the exons atggctACCAGGGTGATAACCCCAGTTAGGCAGGCCTGGAATCAAG GCATCAGACAATTCTTGAAGTATTCTTGGGATAAGGAACCAGTCCTTGTAGTTTCAATAGTCACAGGGTGTGCAT TACCACTTGCATGGCTGGTAACACCCAAGTCATATCTGGCCAGACTTACAGATGATAACGTTAAATTTCCTAGAGAATATCCCA CACCTGTAAGATACGAGGAAAGCAAAACAGGACCACCGACCTCAGTATGA